The genomic interval GCGGGGAGAGTTTTCCTTGATGAAGGAATTGATTTTATCCATATCGTCGAGGGTCCACAGCTGAAACACGTTTTTCCTGTCCACCCCGGGCAGCGGCGGAACAATGGGGTTTCCGCCCTGGGCCAAAATGAGCGCGTCGTATTTGAAAGTCAGTTTCTTTCCGTTCTTTTTATTGACCGCGCTTACCGATTTCGCCGCGCGGTCTATCGCGGACACTTCCGTCGCGGTATGCACGTTCACGCGATACTGATCGTGAAACGTCTCGGGGCTTGCGAGAATCAGATCGGAACGGTTTTTCACGTCGCCGCCGATAAAATACGGCAGCCCGCAGTTGGCGAAGGAAACATCGTCCCCTGCTTCCAAAAGGGTTATATCCGCTTCGCCGTCGAGCCTTCTGGCCCGGGCCGCGGCAGTCGCTCCCGCCGCCACGCCGCCGATGATCAAAATCCGTTTCATGGTGCATCTCCTCTCAATACGTACATCATACGGAATCATGCGGGGCGCTTCAGTGATAAAGTCACCGCAAAGCGGCGCGCTCTTATTGTTTACGCAAACCGCTTCATGATAAACTGCCGGGCATACACAACCCGGCAGAGAGGTAAAAATAATGGCTGTTTCAATACGCGACATCGCGAAAAAAGCAAACGTATCCGCCGCGACGGTATCGCTCGTGCTCAACGACTGCGCAGGAGTCTCGGACGCCACGCGCAAACGCATAAAGGAACTGATCGCGGAGTCAGGCTACGTGCCCAACGCCCGCGCGCGATCCTTCTCCGTCGGCAGGGCCGGCGTCGTCGCCCTCATCACCCCGCCCTGGCAAGCCGCCCTCTCCGACCCCTATTACACCGAAATGATCCGCGGGGCCCTGGAAGCAGTCCGCGAACGCGACCAGCAGCTCATCCTAGAAATCTGCGACCGCCGCTTCACCGAACACAAACTCTGGAAAAGCCTCTTCGACTCGAAAAAAATAGACGGCATGCTCATCGCCACGCCCTACCTCGACCAGGACTATCTTCCGGAACTCTATCGCCTGGGCTACCCCGCCCTCCTCATAAACGGCGAACGCCCCGATCTTCCCCTCATGCCCTGCATCGGCTACGACGACTTCCTCTGCGGCGTGGAGGCAACGAATTTGCTGCTCCAGCTCGGCCATACCCGCATCGCGCACATATCGGGACCGGCGAACCAGGCTTCCGCCATATACCGGGTGAAAGGGTACCGGCGGGCGCTCGACAACGCCGGCGTCTCGATTCCCGAATCCTACATCGCCGACGGAAACTACATGCCCCTGGAAGCCAAGGCGGCCCTCATCCCCCTCCTCGAACTTCCCGCCCACCAACGCCCCACCGCCTTCTTCTGCGCGAACGACACCATGGCGGCTTCGGTCGTCACGGCGCTGCAGGAAAGAGGATTCCGCGTTCCGGACGACTTCTCCGTAATCGGCGTGGACGACAACCGCGTCGCCCGCGAAATCAAGCCCGAACTCACCACCTTCCGCCAGGACATCTACAGCCTCTCGCACAAAGCCACCAACATCCTGCTGGACGCCATCGCCTCCAAGGACCCGACCATCCAATCCACCCGACTCCCCATGGAACTCGTCCAACGTAAATCCTGCGCGAGAAACAGGTAAAAAGTTTTCAAGGACTCAAGGCCGAGGCAGAACAGGCCCCGGCCGGCGCGGGCGGGAAGGCCGGAGCCCCCGGCACGGAGGTCCCTGCAGGGGCGTATCGTTTCGTAATTTTTTCTTCTCAAAACCCGTAAAGCGGGTTACTCTACATTGATTGAATCCGGAAACAAACTTCGCTTCAAGGAGACACAAATGGGCAATCGATTGCAGAGGGCGGGACTGCTCGCGTTATTCATCGCGGCTCTCGCGGCGCCCGCGGCCGCTGAATCGCAGACTATTCAAGTTCCTCCGGGGAAACCCGGCGAACTCGCGTACATCCCCTATCCGGTTACTATAACCGTCGACGGAAACACCTCGGAGTGGGCAGGAATTCCCGCGTACACCGTCGATACAGGCCCCTACGTTTCCGGCGATACAACGGATAACGGACAGTTCGTCTGGTCCATCTGCGCCGATATGCGGAATATCTACATCCGCATGGAAATGCCGGACAAGAAAATCATTGCAGGCAGGCACGGACAGAACTTCTGGAACGAGGATTCTTTCGAATTTTACTTCAACCTCTCCGGAGATCTGGACGCCGCGGCCTACGGCCAGGGAATCGTGCAGGCGAACATCAACGCGACGAATATCGGCAAGGACGATCCGACCGGACTTTCCCTCACCGGAGTCCGCTTCATCGAGGAGGGCTACGATGTATCGGGCTACGCGTTCAAAACGGACTCGGGCTGGGGAGTGGAACTGGCAATGAAACTCGACAACAATCTCGCTCCCTACCATGGATTCACCATCGGCATGCAGTTTCAGGCGAACGGCGCGACGGCTAAAGACCGCGACTCGAAGCTGATCTGGTCGATCTACGATACGGGCGACAACTCCTGGAAAAATCCGAAGCTCTTCGGGACCGGGGTGTTTTATAAACTCGGAAGCGCCGACATTCCCGAACCCTCGCGGAAAAACCTTCCCAAAATCGTCGCGAGAAAGAACCAACCGCTGGACAAGCTCCCGAAAGTGCGGGTCAACCAGCTCGGATACCTCCCCAAGGCGGCCAAGTGGGCAGCGGCGGTCATCGACGCGGCCGAGCCGGTCGACTGGGAGCTCGTCGACTCGAACGGCAAGATCGCCGCGAGCGGCAAAACGATTCCGCTCGGAATCGACTTGAGCTCGAACGACCCCCTGCATAGAATCGACTTCTCCGCCTTCAAAAAAGAAGGAACCGGCTACGTGCTCAAGGCAGCGGGAGCGGAGAGCTTCCCCTTCGACATCGCGGCGGATCTCTATCACGGCCTTTCCAAAGACGCGATGCGCTATTTCTATCTCAACCGTTCGGGAATCGCCCTGGACGAATCCCTTGCCGGAGAGTGGGCCCACGGGCCCTGGTACGCCTCGGACGCGGAAACCAGGCCGTTCTCTGGGAAGGACTCGTTCGGAGTCGAATGGCCGGAGCGCGGCTATGTTTTGAACGCCTCCAGGGGATGGTTCGACGCGGGAGACTACGGCAAGTACGTCGTGAACGGCGGAATCTCGGTCTGGACCCTTCTCAATATCTACGAACGCAATCCGAGTCAGTTCCCCGACGGATCGCTCGGAATTCCCGAGGCGGGAAACAAGATCCCGGACATCCTCGACGAAGCCCGATTCGAGATGGACTTCATGCTCGGCATGCAGGTTCCCGAAGGCTATGATCAGGCGGGAATGGCGCACCACAAGCTCCATGAACCGGTGTGGTCGCCGATGCCGCACCGGCCGGCCGAACGGACGGACGACCGCTTCGCGTTCGCTCCCTCTACCGCGGCGACTCTCAACCTGGCCGCGAGCGCGGCGCAGATGGCCCGCCTGATTAAACCCTTCGACGACGCCTATTCCGCGCGGTGCCTCGCCGCGGCAGAACGCGCCTGGAAGGCCGCGAAGGAAAACCCCGAGTTCAAATACGGCCGCATTCCGGGAAACGGCGGCGGCAACTACGACGACTTCAATCTTGAAGACGAATACTACTGGGCGGCCGCCGAGCTGTTCATTACAACGGGAAGCGCCGTCTACAAGGACGAAATCGCGAAGGCTCTCGGAAGCGACAAGATTCTCGCCGCTCCGATCGGTCCGAACGGACCGATGTACTGGGGCGGAGTCTCGACGCTCGGACACCTCTCGCTCGCCCTCAACGGCGATGCAATCGGCGAAGCGGAACGGGCAACAATCGGTTCGTTGATTATTAACGGAGCCGATCGGTATCTCGGACAAATCAGGGACGAAGGATACCTCGTTCCAATGTTCGAATACGAATGGGGCTCGTCTTCCAGCGTGCTTAATAAAATGATTCTCATGGCCTACGCCTACGACGCGACGGGGACGAAAGAGTATCTCGACGGATTCGCGATATCGATGGATTATCTTCTGGGGCGCAACGCCCTCTGCAAGAGCTTCGTCGCCGGCTACGGCAAAAATCCCGTCCATTATCCCCATCACCGCTTCTGGGCGGACGATCCGGACTCAGGCTATCCGCCGCCCCCTCCGGGAGCGCTTTCAGGCGGTCCCAACGAAAAGGCCAACGACGACGCGACGTCCTTCATGGTCGCTAAAGTTGCACGATCCAAGCGCTACGCGGACGACATCCGATCCTTTTCGACCAACGAGGTCGCCATCAACTGGAACGCCCCGCTCGCCTGGGCCGCTTCCTATCTGGACGAACAATACAATCCGGCCTCCGGCATCAAACCTGCCGGCAAGAAAACCGCATTCCCGGCAGCCGGGGCGATCATCGGAATAATCGGAGCGCTTGCCGCGATCCTTCTCGCAGCCGCCGCCGTCGTTATAAAAAGAAAAAAATGATTGAAAGCCCGGCGCCGTTATAGCGTCGGGCGTATCTCTGCGAATTTCTGATTCTACTGAGTTTATACCCTGAATTTAGACGAGTACACGAAAATTTCCTGGCGGTTGTGGGCCAGCTGGACGCACTGCAGATTTTCGAAGCCGATCTGGCCGAGGCGCTTGAGAAAGAACGGGATATCGGAAGCGTATTTCCAGTCGTTCAGCTTCAGGGTCAAAAATCCGCGGCGGACGGCGAGTTTTTTTCCGTGAATATCGCGGAGCAGGCCGATCACGTGGGAAAGCTCGCCGAGCGCGTCCTTCGGGGGAATGCTCATGTCCATCACGATCCAGTCGGGATTAACGCCGGAAAGATCCGAAGCCTCGGCGTAGCGCGCGGGTTTACGGACGTGGCGGAAGCCCTTGCGCGCCGCGACCGATTCCGCCATGAACTGGGGATCTATCCCGATTACGCTGAAACCGCGGTCCAGAAGAGCAGTCGTCGCGCCGCCGGGCGCGCAGCCTATCTCCAGGGCCTGCCATCCGCTCTGTACGACGGGATTGAAACGGAGAAGCGCTTCTTCGATCTTGAACCAGGCGCGCGAAGGCGAATGGGCCGGCAATTCAAGGGGCGGAATGTTTCCCGGAAAGGGCGAGAGACGGGCCGAATGCAGGTGGCGCCCCAAAAACACATGAAAATCGTCTATCCATATCAGATCGTAGACCCGGTCGCCGGGCGCAAGAGGTGCCGAAGGCGGAAGCTTGCAGCGGGACGCGAGAAAGGCTGAGACTTCCGCAATGGACCGGATTTTCTCGTCAACGGCGTATCCCTCGATTTCGTCTCCCGGAACGAAGCGGTCGCGGTCGAACGCGTGCACGGCAGCTCCTTCGGGAACGCGTGCGAGCAGGGCGGAGAGGGCGGCAGGGTAGCGAGTTTGATCGACCGCTTCCCCCCACAGCCGGGCAAACACCGGCGCCGGCAGGACGAGGGCAGGAGATTCGGCCGCGGAGTCGGAAAGCTCCTCCTTAAAGGTAACGAAGCCCGGCCGGGAAAAGGCGAAGCGGAGGGAAGGATGAACTGAAAGAACCTCTGCTTTCAAAGCCTTCTCGGCTCCGATCTGGCAGGTGGAAAAATAAAAACGTGAATTCATAGCGCGACTATACTCCACTCCGTGGTATCATTACCAGCATGAAAACACTCGACGCGCTTCTCAAAATCGGTTCTTCAAAAAAAATCGGATCCTCCGCGATACCGGAGTGTCTCCCCTTCTCCATCGATCCGCCGGGAGCGACCGAAGCAGTCCTCCTCCTCCACGGCTTCACCGGAAACCCCGCAGAGCTGCGGGCGATCGGAAACGCCCTCGCGGACGCCGGATACGCTGTACACGCGCCCCGGTATCCGGGCCACGGCTCGAACCGCGCGGACTTCCTCGGGACCAAGGCCGCCGACTGGGTGCGCCGCGCCTTCGACGCCAGAATGGAACTCGGAGCGAAGTATAAAACGGTGCATGTCGCGGGCCACTCGATGGGCGGGGTCATCGCCTCGGTCGTCGCCTCCGCCTTTGAAACGCCGCGGCTCATCCTGTTGGCGCCGGCCTTCGTGCTCGGCATCAAGGGAACGAAACTCACCCCATTCATCGCGCCCTTTAAAAAGGTGGGAATTCAAAACCGCCCGCCGTCGCCTGCGGACAAGGATCATCCCGTCCGCTCGGTTCTCCACCGCGAATACTGGATGGACGACATGATCGGCCCGAGCGCGGAACTTCTGGAACTGTCGAAAAAAGCGAAAAAAAATCTTGAACGCATCGAATCGAAGGTGCTCGCTATTCTCGGCTCGAACGACGCGACGGTGCCCCTGCCCGTACAGGACGTGCTCAAGGATAAGCTGATTTCAGCCGCATCGCTCGACATCAAAGTGATCGAAGGAGCCGGCCACCTCTTCCCCTTCGACGAAAGCGCCGCCGAAACGGCTTCCATCGCGGTCAAGTGGCTAAAGAGCTGATGAGTCTTTAAAATCGAGGCAGGGAGCCGGACGGAGGGCGAAAGGGCTCCGCGCGGAGCCCCCGCGTTCGAAAGAAATATCAGGGGTCGATCTTCGTTCCGGCGAACAGGGCTTCCACCGCGGCAAGGTAGGCCTCGGGCGTTTTCGCCTTGAGGATTCCCGGAGGAGCCGCGCCTCCGCGGGGCGCTCCCGAATAGCCGAAGGAGTGGCCCAGATAGCTCCAGATTTCCTTCATTTTGTCCAAGAGGTGTCCCGGGCCGTAGAGATCGCGCCGATACCTGGCGTAGAGCCCTTCGTGATAGGCGCGGAGCTTGGCGAGCTCGTCCTTCGGGCGGGAGCCCGTTTTTATCTGCTCGGGTAAAAATGGATCCATGAGCGCCCCGCGTCCGATCATCCACGAATCTATTGAAGGAAAACGAGAGCGGAGAGACAGAAATCGTTCGTAGTCGAAAATGTCGCCGTTGTAGACGGTTTCGTGCGCGCACAGCTCCAGAGCCTCCGCGAAGCCGTCGAGGTCCACCGTTCCGCGGTACATCTGCTTACCGACCCGCGGATGAACGATGACGCGGGAAAGCGGGTAGTCGTTCAGCACCGGAAAGAGGGCTCTCATGTCGCGCTTGTCCTCGAGTCCGAGCCTGATTTTCACCGAAAGCTTGAACGTCCCTGCGGAACACAGCACGTCCAGGATTGAACGAACAGCGGAGGGATCGGCAAGCAAACCCGAACCCCTGCCCTTCTTGGCGACCATCGAGTAGGGGCAGCCCATGTTGAGGTTGATCTCGTCGTAGCCGAGCTCGACGATGCGCGCGGCGCATTCAAGGAGGGCGTCCCGGGAGCCGGCGAGTATCTGTGGCTCGACTGGAACGCCGGACTGGGCGTCCGGCGCGATGTCCCGGAAATGCTTCGCCTCCGGGCGCGAAGCCGCGGCGGCCGGAATAAAGGGCGCGATCGCCCGGTCGAAACCCGTAAAATGCGAAAACCATTCGTTCCGCACGGTTTTGTTCGTAACCCCGTGAAGGGGAGCTAAATACAATGTCATACGAAAAATGAGTGTATACTAATTGCATGAGTATGACGATAGAACAAAACATTCAGGATTTTCTGCGCGGAGAGGGAAACAACTCAGGTCTCGCGGACGGGTTGTTGATCGAAGAACGGATCTATCACGGACCGCTCATCCTGAACGCCGATCGGCTGGAGCGATGCACGGGGCCGGAGCCGCACATGCGGTATCGGACGGACGCGGAAAACTTTGAAAGGCGGGTCGCGGGAATCATGGACCGCGTGCGGAACGGGGGGAACCTCTTTCCGCTTTTGGTCAATTACGAGCGCGGCCGCTTCACGATCAACGACGGGAATCACCGGCTCGAGGCCTATGCGCGGATGGGAATACAAAAAATCGAGGCGATAGTCTGGATCACCGCCTCGGACGAAGCCTCCCGTTCCGCCTGGGAAGCGGAGACCGCAGCCTTTCTGTGAAGGCGTTCACACGTGAGCTTCACACTCCGGACGGGTTGCGGGGACTATGCTTTAGGCAAGAGAAGGACGATCCTGTATGAAGGATCGCCCTTCCCGAAGGAGCGGCTATGAAAACCATGATTGATTCGATCGATGGAGAGCTCTGCCTCGAGGCAGGCTCGGGATGGATGAGCAGGTTCGAAGCGTCTCAGCTTGCATCGGGCGACGTGGTGCTGTGCGACAATCTCGCCGGACAGGCGATGACGCTCAGCTTCAACGGGTCTTTTTTCGCCCAGGCGGATCTGGTGATTGCAGATCTGGCGGTAGCTGATCCGGCGGCGGCTGATCCGGCGGTAGCTGATCCGGCGGCGGCTGATCCGGCGGTAGCTGATCCGGCGGCGGAACCCGGCGGAAGCCGAAACGCGAATAAAAAGGCGGTGTGCGCCGCGCGCATCAGAAGCTTGACGCCGAACGCTTGGAGCGCGCCGGTTCCCGACCGCGGAAGCGAGGCCTGCGAACTTGTGCCGTTTACGATACGGCTCGCCTGCGCGCGCTACGCGCTGAAAAGCCTCGAGGGCTCAGGAGAGGCGACACTGGTGCACATGAACACGGCGTACACGGAAGAAGGAAACGCGCGGCTCTATATTGCCGGCTTTCCGGCTGCCCGGGGAACGCTGGTCGTGAGGGATGAAAACTGGGGAATCAGGATAGACGAAGCCGAAGGAAGTCTCGCGGCGGGAAGCGAAATCCGGACGACCTCGGCCTATCTCCGCGCCGGAGGCGAGGCGCAAAAGGCGAAAACCTACGACGCCCGCAGGCCCGACTTCGTGACCAAGCCGATGCTGGATCTGTTTTCTGCTGTCCACGAGGAATTCGCGCGGTCGCTCCGGGCGGTGTACCCGGCGGCGAAATCAGTCCGGCTGGTCTCGACCGACCAGCTCGCCTTTTACGAATGGGTTGAACCGAAATCCGGCGCAGAACAGGCGGTCAGCATGCTTTCGATGCGCCCGACCGGCCGGACGGCTCAAAACGAGGCGGCAGGAGAGCTTCCCGCGAAACTCTGCGTGAATCCCGAAATTCGTGCGATTTCGCGCGATACGGGCGATTGCGCGGACTGCGGGCCGGAAGCGGCGCTTCCGCTGTTCGACGACGCCTTCGAAGCCGATTACCGCGCCTGGTGGCGGAACCGCTCGCCGGGAGAAGACGGCTGCTTCTGCCTCTTGAGCTCAGGTCACGCGCTCGCGCGGATCTTCCCGGACGCCGAGGACCGCCAGCAGTTCGCCGCCTGCCTGCGCAACGGCTGGAAGAGATGCCTCGACGCGCGCTTCGCGGAACTCCGGGAATTCCCGGCCGCCGGCGCGTCAAACAATGAGGGAAAAAGCGCGACAGACAAATCGGCCGCCGGCGCGACAGACAAGTCGACCGCCGGCGCGATAGACAAGTCGACCGCCGGCGCGCCTGGATGGAAAAAAGAAGACCTCTACGAAGTTCTCGATGCATGGGCGATGATTCTGACGGCGGTATTCGCCGTGGCGACAGATACCGGGGAGGAAACGTTCGAGCTGGCCTATCCGCTTTCCGCCCTCCAGTCTCTGTGCCCGCGGTTCAGGGCTTAGCAGTGGAGCGGTTCATGACGGACGGCGAAATTCTGGAGCTCGCTGCTTCGCTGTACGGCGAAGCGGTGCCGGGAAAAGAACTCCTGCGCTGCGGAACGCCCAAGACGCACCGGGCGGGGCGCGTGCTCGCCTGCCAGGGCGACGAGGCGACTGAAGCCCACCTTGTGCTCGCCGGCAGGTTCTTCTGCCGGAAATACCGCACGGACGACAGCCTCATCCCCCTGCCGGCGCTCGAGCGGGGCGCCTGGTGCGGAGCCGCGGAATGCGCGGACGGAGGAGCCTACCTCTACGAAGCGATCGCGGCGGAGGAAAGCGTGACGCTCTGTTTCGCGCGGCCCAACTTCGCCCTCTTGCGGCGGAGATGCCCGCTCTTTGATTCTGTCGCGTTGATTCCGTCCCTTTCGCAGGAGCTCAGGCGCCTGCATTCCCGCCTCGCGGACTCAAGCCCTCTCGACCGCCTTGTGAGCTACCTGTTAGCCCAGCGGCGGAGCATCGGAGGCGTGGAAAAGCAGCGGGTTTCGATTACGCAGGCGGAGCTCGGGGCTGCTATCGGCTGCACCCGGGAGACGGTAAACAAGTACCTGGGGCTGCTCGCCGGGCGGGGACTGATCGAACTGGAGCGGAGCTCCGTCGTCGTGCCGAGCTGGGAAAAACTGGCGGATTACCAGTAGAAAAGTGGAAGAGCTTTCTTTCTTCGGGCCAGGGATAGAAGCAGAGACCCCGCAGCGCGGTAGTTCCGCGCGAGGAGTCGCCGCGGATAGCCCGGCGACGAAGGGCCGATGCGGCTGCGCGGAGCGCAGGCGCGGCGGAACTTCGGCGGGACCCCTGATCTTGATGGTATATTATTTGGTGCGGGCGATTTTGCGGCGTTCGACTTCGCTCAACACGATTTTTCGCACGCGCACCGATTTGGGAGTGACTTCGACCATTTCGTCCTCGTGGAGGAGGAGAATCGCGCGCTCGAGGGTCATCGGCTGGATGGGCGTGAGGGTCAGGGCTTCGTCCTTGGTGGTGGAGCGCATGTTGGAGAGCTTTTTTTCCTTTGCGGGATTGACCACCAGGTCGAATTGCAGATTGTGCTGGCCGATGACCATGCCTTCGTATATGGGTTCGCCGGCTACGATGAAGAGCTGGCCGTGGGGTTCGAGGTGGAAGAGTCCGTAGGTGACGCTCGCGCCGTTGTGGTCGGAAACGAGGAAGCCGTTGGAGAACTCGTCGAAGTCGCCGCGGTATTCTTCGAATCCGGTGACGATCGCGTTCATGATTCCGGTTCCCTTGGTGTCGGTGAGGAACTGGTCGCGGTAGCCGATGAGGGCGCGCGAGGGAACCGAGAATTCAAGGTGGACGCGGCCGCCCTGCTGGCTGAGGTAGGAGAGCATGCGGCCCTTGTGGCCTGCGAGCTTCATGGTGACGTTGCCCGCGTACACTTCCGCGCAATCGATGTACACATGTTCGATCGGCTCCATTTTTTTCCCGTCTACGTATTTAAAGATCACCTCGGGCCGCGTTACGCCGAGTTCGTAGCCTTCGCGCCGGAGCGTTTCGATGAGGATGACCAGCTGGAATTCGCCGCGGCCGCGGACGAGAAAGCCGCCGCCGATGTTTTCTTCGTCTACCAGGAGGGAGACGTTTTTAAGCGTTTCCTTTTTCAGGCGTTCGAGCAGCTGGGTTGAGGTGGGGTTCTTGCCTTCGGTTCCTGCTATGGGAGAGGTGTTCACCGAGAAGCGCATGGACACGGTCGGCTCGTCTATGACGATGCGCGGCAGGGCCTTGGGCGCGTCGCGCGTGCACACGGTGTCTCCTATTTTAACGTTTTCGATCCCGGAAAGCACGATGATGTCGCCGCTTTCGGCCGTTTCGGTTTCGACAAGCTTGACGCCGTCGTAAGTTTGCAATTTGGTTACGCTGAGGTTCTTTCTGACGTCCCCTTCGCCGATGCAGGCGAGAGCGTCGCGGGCGTGGGCTTTTCCGTTGATCACCTTGCCGATGGCCTGGCGGCCGAAAAAGTCGGAATAGGAAAGATCGGAGACGAGCATCTGGAAGGGTTCGGCGCTGCTGAAGGAAGGAGCGGGGATTTTCTCGAGTATCATGTCGAAGAGGGCCGAAAGGTCGCCGGTTTCGTAATCGCCTTCCAGGGTCGGCCGGGCGATGCCCCGTTTGCCGACGGCGTACAAGAGGGGAAAATCGAGCTGTTCGTCGTTCGCGCCGAGATCGATAAAGAGATCGTAGACGTCGCTCAAGACAGCGGCGGTGCGCGCGTCGGGGCGGTCGATCTTGTTGACGACCACGATGACCGAGCGGCCGAGGCCGAGGGCTTTGCCGAGCACGAAGCGAGTTTGCGGGAGGGGGCCTTCGGAAGCGTCGACGAGGAGGACGACGCCGTCGACCATGGAAAGCGCGCGTTCCACTTCGCCGCCGAAGTCGGCGTGGCCGGGGGTGTCGAGGATGTTGATTTTCACGTCTTTCCATACTACGGAGCAGTTTTTCGCCGCTATCGTGATGCCGCGCTCGCGTTCAAGATCCATGCTGTCCATGAGCCGCTCAGGCACGTCCTGGCCTGCGCGGAAGGTGCCCGACTGGCTGAACATGGCGTCCACCAGAGTTGTTTTGCCGTGATCGACATGTGCGATGATGGCGATGTTGCGGATTGCGGGGTTCGATGCGTCTGCGTTCTTCAATATAAAACCTGATTTCTCGTATGAGGAGGGTAAAGATTGCTGAAGACTACCCTTTCCCGGCAGAAAAGTATACAGCACCGGCAGCTAACACGCGGGTCGGCGGCTTGCACGCGGGGTGGCGGCTTGAGCCTCGCCGGCGGCTCACACGCGGGCCGGCGGCTTGCAGGCGGGCCGGCGGCTTGCACCCGGGCCGGCGGCTGACACGCGGGCCGGCAGCTAACACGCGGGCCGGCGGCTTGCACGCGGGTCGGCGGCTTCCACGCGGGCTGGTGGCATGCACGCGGGTCGGCGGCTTGCACCCGGGGTGGCGGCTTGCACGCGGGGTGGCGGCTTGCACGCGGGGTGGCGGCTCACACGCGGGCTGGCGGCTTGCACGCGGGCTGGCGGCTTGCGCCCGGGCTGGCGGCTCACACGCGGGCCGGCGGCTTGCACGCGGGGTGGCGGCTTGCACGCGGGT from Teretinema zuelzerae carries:
- the typA gene encoding translational GTPase TypA — translated: MKNADASNPAIRNIAIIAHVDHGKTTLVDAMFSQSGTFRAGQDVPERLMDSMDLERERGITIAAKNCSVVWKDVKINILDTPGHADFGGEVERALSMVDGVVLLVDASEGPLPQTRFVLGKALGLGRSVIVVVNKIDRPDARTAAVLSDVYDLFIDLGANDEQLDFPLLYAVGKRGIARPTLEGDYETGDLSALFDMILEKIPAPSFSSAEPFQMLVSDLSYSDFFGRQAIGKVINGKAHARDALACIGEGDVRKNLSVTKLQTYDGVKLVETETAESGDIIVLSGIENVKIGDTVCTRDAPKALPRIVIDEPTVSMRFSVNTSPIAGTEGKNPTSTQLLERLKKETLKNVSLLVDEENIGGGFLVRGRGEFQLVILIETLRREGYELGVTRPEVIFKYVDGKKMEPIEHVYIDCAEVYAGNVTMKLAGHKGRMLSYLSQQGGRVHLEFSVPSRALIGYRDQFLTDTKGTGIMNAIVTGFEEYRGDFDEFSNGFLVSDHNGASVTYGLFHLEPHGQLFIVAGEPIYEGMVIGQHNLQFDLVVNPAKEKKLSNMRSTTKDEALTLTPIQPMTLERAILLLHEDEMVEVTPKSVRVRKIVLSEVERRKIARTK